The sequence below is a genomic window from Montipora capricornis isolate CH-2021 chromosome 14, ASM3666992v2, whole genome shotgun sequence.
gttgagcgaagagaaaatcagttctcGAAATAGACCACGATCAGTCGTCCTTCTTTCCTCAGAGCCACGCACGACgggtgaaattattatttttttcaaattagtgGTAAAAACGAGGTGTGTCACGCAATCGTGCGCTCTACtttgttaaagaaaaataagagactgCTTGCATTCTAGTCTCAAGCACGCCAATAAACTTAAATTGTCGTTTGCTGAACTATGCTCAGTATTTCTCAAAAGGTAATTATTTTGCTGAAAAGGGGTCATAAGTTTCTGAAgaacagaagtttaaattcaaaaaattaactgacatGCCGTTGTTTTGAAATCATCCCTTTGCTTATAAAACAGTAACGCCTGCCACACAGGCTAAAGATAATATGCACACCTTTCCTCGCTCTTTTAATTCTTCTCACACATTTCCGGTACCCTCTTACAtcaaaaatttgcagctgtttttaaaaaaataccagtcactGCTCCCAGTTTCCATGACAGCActcactttcacactgaaactcatgtcatgctctgaaataaacactttctttggcgttgaatattgtggtaaaaaacaaatcaaaagtggGTCAGCGTTGTCTGCACTTTTattgacaacgatattcgtcatcacagtggtcaaaatgttgtttaAGAGtgagttaaaaattaatattttatccAAATTTACAAACTGTTTTCAGATCCAAAACACCTTTTCGTGGTTAAATTTGTTCCAATTTGAAAATTAACCAGATGGCACATGTAACAAGGCATCTGTATGAAGATTCCTATgtcaaataaatgtaaattatgtaatatttaaAATCCTCACTAAGtgtgaaagagaaaaaaaacagtgCAGAATTTGATGCTTTAAAGTGTAGCTAACATTGATATTTCTCTTTGTCTCTTGGTAGCAAGATCACATTTTGCTTTTGCATTTAGAAATTTCATTTAACAGAACCTTTAATTATATCTTTGTCTCAAGGTTTAGCCGGTGAGGAGAATATGAGTCTTTTCCcaatgacatacatgtagaaaTCCCAGTTGcaaatatttatttcaaattgcatAAAAATTACAGTCTAGAAATTCTTTTAATGCAAAGCATTCTGTAATTCTCAGGGAATGAGAACAATTCCCTGCGCAACTAACAAAATTTATGCCCTTGCTTGGCTGTGTTATGAATGACTGCCAGTTTTGTCAACTTAGGCAAACGTGTGTGCATGGCACATGATCTGCAAGTGTGTGAATGACATTTACAAAAGTCACTTTTCTCATCGTTTGAATTAGGTTCTTCAAAATTCTGGTAGCATTCAAATCCAAATTTTCTTAGTGATATAGTGGGACAATTGTAAGTCCctgccaagagaaaataaaaacaatgcttctgcaaaattttggagggacaaacaaagagtattatggtatttttgatactggctaagaAATAAATACcgtaagtaaataaataagtgtaaaaaaaaaaaataaataaataaatgaataaataaataataaataaatgaataaataaaaaatgaataattttaaaaagaaataaattgtaACCATAAAAAGTAGTAAGAATAATTATTCTAATAAAGTTAGATTTAGTTAAACATCTAATGATGAAAACAAGCGAAAAGAGTTTGACACAAGGTTTCGATaactccatgtcatcattttcaagtgaaaaacgaataaagtttgacaacttaATATATACCGTACGAGGCGATAAAACATAAAATATTTCCATATGtgcaaaactatttatttaatttgtcaCTTTCTACATGCATATTTTACGTTTTATGGCCTCGTACGGTATATATtaagttgtcaaactttatttatataataacccaagttattctcgcattttgattggttcttgcctatgatctattaaagGACAGATGCACGATTGACgccaccatcagcttttatgcgaataaagtttaattctttattatataaaacaaataggtttcatgttgccgtgggtctgttcagtaatagatcacagaagacgtcaaaatgcggtaagaacatcagtgacacactcggctatcgcctcgtgtaccacttttttgttcataccacattttgacgtcatctgtgatctattactgaacagacgcacggcaacatggaatctatttgttaatcatttttcacttgaaaatgatgaaatggagtcatcgaaacgttgtgtcAAAGAATATTCTAGTAGCTTTTAAATAGGCGGGCTGATATCTGGTAAAACAAGTTGCTaaattaaatgttatttttagtTGCATAGTTTTCAAACAACCAAAAGCATTGTAAGTTTATTTATTCAGGGCAACTACAAGACCTTATGCTCAGGTTTTTTAGTTGTTCAATTTTTACAACTTGATTCTGTCACAACAACATCCTTGTACACATTGCGCATGTACATGCAGTGTAGGAACGTTCACACATTTCTTATGCTGGAGAGAGACAATGAGTTCAAACCCAGACTGAAAATGCAAGGTAACTGATTTGCCTTCTAAAAATTTCCAATTGGattaattttcaataaatttctccAACAAGCTGAAGTGTTAGCAATAAATGCAACATGCTCAGAAAGGTGGTCTCTTTAATGATCAATCTctgtaaaaaatttaaaaaagaacatgCTCAGAAAGGTTAAGTTTTTCAATGTGTTGCTCTCAGCCAAGCATTAGGAAGCAGTAGgtaatatttttttacaaaatacaGTAAATACTGTAtaatttaattgtaaattttattCCTAAATCATATACCGGTAATATAAACCCATAGAcattaaaaaattattgtcGTAACAAGTAACAATTTCCAATGTGGATTTTGGTTTCTTCCAGGTTTCCTGGGTTTGTGTTGTTTGCCAGAAGAAACAGGAAATGCTTACAAAAACTGGGAATTGGTTTGGGTCCTTAACAGCACCTAATGAAAAAGTTAAGGCAAATAATACCGATGCACTTGGGAGTGACTTTAGAGCAATTCCAACGGAGGAAGACAAACGAGCAATGAGACGACAAGCAAATTCACTTCTGCGGTCAGATTCTGGAAGAGGTAGTGGTCGACGCGAGAAAGCCAAAGACAGTGAGCAAAATCGTGTTCGTAGACCCTCTGTATCAGATGAAGAGGTGGACCAATCTCCATCTGGAAGTCCAGCTTATATGAGTGATGATGAGTTGTATAGACATGATGAAAATAAAGTCAGACGTAAAGTTGTCACATTTAAAGGTCATGATGAGTCAGGCCGTTTACCTCAGGGTCGTTATCCAGGTGAAATGCAAAACAGGTCGGCTCCTTTGAATCAGGGACCAGGTAGAGGAGGTGGATTACCTGGGCAGGGCTTGGGCACAAGATCTGGTCCTCAGCATCCTCAGGGAGGAGTGAGACCAACTGGAATGGGTGGTGGCCCTCCACCTACTGGGATGCTTGGTCCTGGCAACTATCAGTACCCGCAACAGCAAGGATCCagtttcactcctgtggggccTCCCGCAGGAGCGTCACCATCAAGTCGACCGGTGTTTCCCTCACCTCAGCAACAAAGTCCAAGGGGAGGTATATCCCTAAATCAACCAAGGCCTGGATTTGGAATGAGGGGACCTCCAGGGCCTCAGCAACAAAGAATACAGAGTCCACAGCAACAGGGTACTGTTGGATATGGGAGAGGCAATGCTCCAGGTAGCCAGGCTGGTGTCTCACCATCTGCTTACCCTGGACAGCCTGGTTATGGTAGAGGATCACCTGGTGTCCAACCCACCATACAATACAACTTGGGTCCCAGACCTGGAGCTTATGGTCCCTCAGGATCAAAACCTCAAGGCGGGCTTCCAGCGAATCATTTAGGGGGTCCACAAAAAGCACCTGGAAGCCCCAGACCTGTAGAACGCACAGGAACTTTTCATGGTCCAAGAGTTGGTGGTCCTCAAGGAATGAATCCAGTGGGTCCCAGGTTTGGTCCTGGTGCACAGACACTTCGTGGGATACCTCCAGATCAACAGGCCGGGAAGCAGCAGCATACAGGACAGACAGGCTCATCAAGGCAAGGACAGGCACCTCCTGGTCACTTGAGTTCACCACGGTCAGGTCAAGTTTCCCCTGGCCAGTTTCCTTCTCCAAGGATGGGACAGGTGTTGCCTGGACAATTAAGTTCTCCACGGCAAGGTCAGGTTCCTCCTGGTCAATCAAGTTCCCCACGGCAAGGACATGTTTCACCTCGACCAGGACAGGTCACTCCTGGACAGTTAAGTTCATTTAGGCAAGGTCAGGTTCCTGGGCAATTAGGTTCACCTAGGGATGGCCAAATTCCAAGTCAGTCTGGGACTCCTAGGCAAGGGTTACAGTTAGACCAACAAGCAAGGGGACATGTGGGGTCACCTCATAGTGGCCCCCCATGGGAGCAAATGAGTTCACCAAGAATAGATGCTTCAAGGAGTGAATTAGGTACACCCCAGCAGGCACCTTTCCCAGGGCAGGTTGACACTTCCAGGGAGCAAACAAGGGGGAGGTCAGGGCCACACCTACCGGAACAAGGCTTAGGGCGCCATGAAAAAAAGGCTCCTCCTGCTGACCAATCTAGGGGATATTCTGGGTCTGCCCAGCAAGCATTGGCAACGGAGCATACTAGAGGCCCCTTTGGAAACAAGCAGAGCTCTCCTGTAGAACAACCAAGGGGACAGTTTAGATCTCCACAGCAAGCACCTGTTATGGATCAAGGAAGACAGAGACTTGGTTCCCCAGAGAAGGGATCACAGGGGCAACCATCAATAGGACCAGCCACACTTGATTCCAGAAGTGTCTTAAGTCAAGAAGCAAGAGGCGTAGGTGCTTACAGGTTAGACTTCACTGCAttctattttaaaattttcattttgtcagTAAGTTttgttgttacttttgttatttttttatgtttggTCACAGTACATTATTGACTCTCCACTACATACATATGTTATGGTTCATTTTTATATTTGGTTCAGgatttttcaaacttgttcaaatttgatttttctttgtttcaggttTTGAGAATGAataatcaaaattgaactggcttggaaaattttaaaccaagaaaaaaaatttgaaccacaacacaTATTGTTGTCTATAGTGTAacttggaaaggaaaggaaaggaaaggaaaggaaaaaggaagggaaatttatttaagtgtcttgtcgttctagtgctggagcgctaataattggggacactgtaaactgaaatcaacaatgaaagcaaatcaggtcaaatgttggtttttgaggagaggggaaactggagctacccagagaaaacctctcagtgcagagtagagaaccaacagactcaacccacatacaacgccgagtctgggaatcgaattggtgggaggcgagcgctctcaccactgccaTCCCTGTTATGGTTTATTTATGCCCTGGGGATTTTGTTTGACAGGTattaaattttacaaatttatattttgcttataattatattttactgcCTTCAAATGTACGCCAATGTAAGACTGTAAATGTTAAGATATTTGAAGGCATATAGCATTGTGCAAAAGAATGCAAGTGGATTTTGCAAATTCATATTttttaggggtgcagggattgcacagtggtgagagcactcaccttccaccaatgtggcccgggttcgatctCCAGACTCaatgtcatatgtgggttgagtctgttggttctctactctgcaccgagaggttttctccctCAAAAACCATTGTTAATtgcagtttacagtgtccccaattagtgctccagcactagaatgactagatactcaaataaagttcctttcctttcctttcctcttaTTTTGGTGAATTTCCTGGCTTTACAGGTCTGTTCGAGGAAATTTTGTTTCAAGTGAGATTCCATGACATTGCTATGAATTTTTGAGGcacctatttttttttatctgagcAAACATTTGATGGTCAATTGGCTGTGAGTGTTAACGAGTCCCGAAATTTTGAGGGAAATTTTGCTCTTCCGTAACGTTCACGGCGGaatttcgaaagaaaatttgGTCCTGTTCTCTATAATGGTAGTTTAGTGGTGGGGCACGTTTCTTCCACCACTGTCACCTGGGTTTGATTCCTGCAGGCAGCGTTCACATgggttttgtttgttgtttcccTATTGTGCCCCAAGAATTCAATCTTATCGGGGGTacggtactctggttttcccctcccaccaaaaaaccaacaatttatttgaattgttttaatttgatttatagtcccaatagacctttttacagttaCATGCTTACAATGTAGTTGCCCAGCCTTTAAATGAAATTGAGGCTGCAGTTGATTGTTATGATGCAGGTTTGGGTTTAAAGGttgaattttccttcaaaaattTTTGGAACTTTAGTCTGGGTTCAGGGACATTTTTCCTGAAACTGCAGATTATAAAGCTGGaattaatatttaattaaatGTCTTTTCCAAAAATGACCATGGTAGGATTCTTAGCTCTTAATTTCGTTGAAAAGGTGCAAATCATGTGATCATAATTATACCTGAACTTAGGGTTCCTGATCAAACTGGCCCAGGAATGCTTCAACCTTTAGATCATAAAGATGGACAAATAAGAGATGACTCTGCCATGCATGGAAGAGTAGATGCCAACATACAGGATGATATGGATAACAGACCAAAGGGGCCTGACAGCAGCATGATAGAGCAGTCTGCCAGGCCACTAGAAAGACCAGTAACCCAGGATAACCAGATCACAAGGCCTCATGGCAAAGACATCAATGGTAGAAGAAGCCCTCCTAACAGAAGTTCACCTGACAATCCCAAAGAAAAGGTATGTGCAAGCTAAGAGTCCTTATTTTAATTACTAGAGATTTAAAATTGTCACTCTGAGTATTCTGAAATTATTTTCTAATGCTGAGCAGTCTTCTCTAAATTTAAGCTCCAGTTAACAAAGTTCACCtctgcatttacatgtaatatCAACCACCATTCTGCAAATGGGGGATAAGTCACCACTGCTACTATCTGGAGAGTCTTCATCTTTAGTTCTGCTTactcaaatttaattttatttgtaaagAAATGTAATAAGAGGTCAACAAAATCACATCCCAAATTTAGGTTTCATTCAAGTTGACCACTTAATGAACAAAAAACTCCAAGTACAGCAATAGCTTTATGATTCAGCCGTTTTTGGTCTACCTATTAAAGTATAACACTctagtatacatgtacatgtatgtacttaGTAACACCTGTCTACCCATTTTTGCTTAGTTACAAATTCCATTTCAGGGTTTTTGTGGTGGAttgaaaatatattattttgtcaattttatttggcttatattttttcttgttatttgtCTCTTGTGCTTATAGAGGCATATCTTTGGTTGATATGTTTCTGAAGTATGAGGTTATTGTAATCATATTCAGAGTGCAGTTTGGAGAAATTATGAAAATGTCATGATGATTTACACTACCGAGTCTTATTTTTGCCATTGATGCTTTGGTTCCAAAATATTATTCCCAAACTTATATTCTTTACTCAAAGAATTTTTCAGCAAATTCTCAGCAGCTGGCCCTCCGAATACATAATCACATAAAGGCACAAATCTTAGCTTCTCatctgcgaaaaaaaaaaattaagaattaagAGTTAAATAGGTTTTGACTGATatatatttaatactttttggTATTAAATGTGATCATTTTGGTAGACAGTGATAAAAAAATGTCTGAATATGCAATTTCCTtgcaaattaaaattcaaactaGATTGTTATGAATTATATATGTACAATGTATGAGGAACACAAGAAAGAACTTTCTTTCCCTGCAGCAGCATATTGCTTTTATGTTTTCTATTCTTTGATATGATCTTAGTAGGTTTAATCATGATGTCCTTCCGTGTTGTGTGCTTGAGCTTTGCATACAGCAATATtaatgtttattttctgaaagGAGGGCCAATTATGCCTTCTGAATAAGGGATCCCACCTAACAACATTAAGACTATTACTCTGGAAATTTGTCATAAGATTATTAAATGTACAATCTGTTCAAATCAAAGATGTTGTAATGCTGAGACTGTAGCCTTTACTAATCATCGATTATCCTTTTTATTCTTTAGAgcaacttgttctttaaggatgACCCTCCATCCATGCGAGATCGAGGCTCATTGGGCGATCGATTCATTAGCACCTTGCCTGTCAAGAGAACTTCTTCACCTCCTGTTTCTACTTCTTTGCCTTCCTCTTCAGTGGTGGCTTCTTCCATCACAGCTATTCCTGTGGGTTCTTCTTTTATGGATGAAAACAAAGATACTTTACAGGTTGGCTTTGATGTGCTATGGCCATACTTAAATATTCAATTTGAAGTCCGTCTTTCATCACCTAATTGCCATCTTTAGTTGGTTGGTTAGCATGGAAAGGTCATTTGATAACCTTGCAGTCATTCACACAGCTTCCCTTTcattttaaacattactttcTGCAGCTGTTTTGCTGGTCTAATTTTATCAACAATGTTTTGTTGTCATGGGCAAAATGAGCTTTAATTCCTGTTATGCACTTGAACGTAGCAGCTCAACACATTCTGTTCTATATCATATTTCACTGGCTGCGGGTGAAGCTTAACATGCTGCAGTTGGTTGCATATATTCTTGAATGCACTCTTTTTCTCTGAGAAAACTTTGCCTCCGAACAATCCTTACTGATCTACAAAGACACTGCATTCCTGGTAGTCCAGGACATTGTGGCAAAATTCTCTATGCCTGGACTTAATGCTTTATTTTCTCAGAATTTCTACACAAAAGATGTCAGCTTCATTTGTTATAGTCTATGTTCATAACTTTTTCAGTCGTCCATAAAGTGGTCTCAGCCTGACGAGGACAACAAGTGTTTAGGGGAGGTGCATCTCAGAATTGATCCCAAATGCAGAGGAATGTCTACAGGTACAGTATAAACTAGCTCCAAGGCTTAATCCACTGGTCTTCAGAAGCCAGCTGCTATGTTTATCAAGGTTattgctaatttttttttggttaaaaaagaagaaatcctGGCccaggagtaaaaaaaaaaattattgtaattCTGAGAAAAGAGACGAGATATCATAGAATCAATCAGAAGGAGCTAACCCTATTAAAGTTTCAGCTGTTTAATTTAAAAGGTTTCAAAAATAGCTTTGATTATATTACAAATTGGTCATTAAACTTTGGCTTTAATATGATTAGAAGACGGACTTCAGATTTTTTAATAGGTTCCTGGCAGGGCCCCATCGGCATGGTtgttttgttaattattatgatattttttttattttatgaataaaataataGGTTCATTAACATTAACCCCCTCAAGGACAGATCTTTGTTGTTATAAAGGTATAAAAAAGGGAAGTACCGTAAATATCATATTTATTGTCTTGAGTTGCTGTGTTTCAGATCCCTATGCAGCATATGGTTTGAAGGTGATTGGAGGAAAGAAAACTGATGATGGGAAACTTGGAGCTTTTATTACTGATATTAGAAAAGGAGGTCCAGCAGACAGACAGGCGCAATTGTTGATAGGTAATttaaagcaatagaggacttttccCATACGTgttaggagcaaggatggcacaatTGGTTAGTGcatggccttggtgcaagaggtcctgagttcgattcccggatctcgcatccttgtttcgacttctttcctttccgtgtagctagtagctttaaatacccgtaaaacggagcactgatggagaggggggagtaaaatgagcgcaccgtcgacctcaggtttgtcagtttaattactgttacgagttatcgacgttaaataaggtctactttactttactttactttacatagcctcatctaaacatgagggggagttgggagaattcaagacagttcataactgtcaagaattctcccaactccccgagtgtttagatgaggctacgtaaaaacaaaaaaaaaaacctctattgcttaaatataaatatttctcaaaaataattcgacaaatgaaggaaaatgctggttttttttttacttcttgattgtaacagattttcttgatacacgctcatatttcctaccagccaatcaaaacatgtGTCTGACAATGCATAACCAACTAAAATTtatgtgatgtcacagccgtgtttccatactctcatctaaacacagctattgaccaatgagagtgcacctACTAtagtaattattttatattgatatacatgtatagaGCAGTATTCCGTTTTGGGGTTTATAAAAGGGCTTTGTTTTAAACTGTGTTTTTGCATTTAACAGGTCCTGTCCATTGTGACAGAGAACCAGTCTAAAAAGCAGGAGGTTGTTGGTTCATATTGTCACCATACCTGCACGTTTTCATAATGACCTCGGAGACAAAATGCGTTTGCatcaacaataattatattaGCCGACTGTAATTAGTCTTACAGCCGACTGTAATTAGTCTTGTCAGAAAATCGCACCTCTAATATCTCTTGTTTGGTAACCCTAATGAACACGTCCATTATGGAATCTTTGAATGGTCCAAGGAAAGTTCTCCTTGATAAGGTGCTCTGTTCTTTGTtgaattggggggggggggggggaagggtggGTCAAAACTCACCATTTTTATCAGAGATATTAGCTATCTTCAGACAGCAAATAAATGATTGGAAACTTAATGTGATGTGACTTGATGTTGTGGCCGATTTTTCACTGTGAAGAGATTTTAACAAAGCACATTCTCGTTTAATTATCAAGTTTAATCTTATCTCAAAATCTGGTCATCTAAACTTGGAagtgttttctgtttttctgtttgCACAAAACTGGATTACATTGGACCGTGACCGTGCCCACGAATTTTTGATTGCATTAGTGTTTCCcagtattaatattaattaatttaatgatTTCAGGTGATGAGATACAGGAATGGAATGATCAATCATTGGTAGACTGTACTTTTGAAGAGGTCATGGAAAGTATCAATTCATCCATGGAGGACAACCAAGACAGTTTTGATCTACATCTGATTGTTTGCAGGGACAAGTAAGGAAGTGCTCTGTTAAAAGGCAAAACATCTTAACAGCAAACAAACCTGACTTTTCTGTGGGAGGTCTTTGGTTCAAAGCCAAGATGGACCACTGCCTTTAAAAGGGCATCTAcaaaagcataataataataataataataataataataataataataataataataataataatctcctTTTCAGATTCGAAAATCTACGAAACGAAATGTTTCAGATACACTGTGAAATATTGTAGAACCCACATACATTTTGGAAAAAGTAAGAGATGTGGTCATAATACCCTCCCAGACCATATGAACTTGACCTCTTGAAGGGCAGGCCACATAATTATGATGACCATATCGAAATATCAGTGTTAACATTGATATTCTGCAGTCTCACACCTTAGTGCACATTGTCAGGCactatttcatttatttcttcaaATTAGACTCTAAGTTATCTCACATTgtttataatggtaataggactgtgtggagtccaatttggtctgtaatcatacgagtgataagCAAAATCGGACAACCGCTTAGcaggagtccgatttgtttaatcatgAGTATGATTACCCCTTTGACGTCCAacccggccgaaaccggccataTTTTACTCCAACACCAGACGATcgtactcgtcaatggggaacccctgggaatcaatgggttaCGGAGCAAATTGGACTCAActcagtcctgttaccaattaattataaccattacaatttctgagaaaacaaaattaattcattcctttttcactgtccaatgttataaatttgtttattttggaaaatccccagtttggtagggtaagtcgttatttaataaattctgtgatttttgGAGTTAATGCTGAGTGCTCTTAATATGAGTGGCTGAtgcaactgtccgatttcaggtatccgattacagccaactgtctgATTTCACTGTCCaatttcaaccctacacaaaaattagtgaataataaagtagttaatgcaccaatcaaatttgagaaaattgtaatggttatgattacctttttaacatcatcttttgttaaaaaaaatagggTTTACTTCCTCTTGGAGGCCTTTcaacttgaattttttttcaggagTAAATTTCCAGCCAAGAACACCCAGCCCCAAGTAAAATCTTCGAGTGGTCAGGAAATAAAGAGAGAATCTCCAAAACAGATCCCTCCAACAAGGGACTCCCCATTGAAAAGAGATTCACCGTCTGCTGCCACACCCATGTCAGGGGAACCAAGAGGGCACATTACAGGGACCCCAAGAGAAAATGGTGCTCCTGTGAGGGGCAGAGATCAGAGTTCCGGTTATGAAGGTAGTTTTGTTGATAACGATGACTTCTTCTTTGGCGGTGGTCCTTTGTCTGATGAAAAGCCTGTCAAGCCTGTGAAGCAAGCAGCCAATTCTCAGCAGAGTGCCACAGGAAAACCATCAAGAATCACTGGCCGAGTTCAGGTAATTGTCCTGGTTTGAGAGTCTGAATGCTGCATAGTTGGCAAGTTGTTCAGCATGGGAGCATACATTTTGCTACAATTCGATAGGTTTATGAATGACACTTTGCAAAGTTTTCAGACGGTGGCACACAGCAATcttgttttcttctctcttGATTGATGTTTTATTTGCAGTTAAAGCTGTTTTATGACGAAGATGCTGCCAATTTGAACGTGACTGTAGTTGGAGCTGAAGGCTTGGCGCTCAAAGAATCCTCAACTCCACCCAACCCTTATGTCAGGATATATTTTCTTCCTGATAAGAGGTGAGCTTTTTAGCCGAGTGAAATTAacccaaaaaaatcaatgtacAGTACCtttaaatgcattttttaaaacttcagTATGCAGAGCAAGCGACGAACTAAAACAGCTATGAAATTTACCAATCCTAAATGGAACCAGACCTTCGTTTATCCCTGCAGACCACAAAAGGTATTTTCTCGCGTTATGTTGACTATATGCATTGCTACATACGATTTGTTTGTGTTGCCACAGCATGCGTACTTCATCTGAGTAACGAAATTCATTTCGTGGTTTGTTTAGTTTAGCATTTACGTGCACTGAATTCTCGCCCCACTTTCTCAGCCAATCTTTCAGTTTGGCGAAACCAATGATCTTGCAGGCATTTCACCACAGTTAGGATCGGAAGCAAGATTTCCTGCATTGATTTCACATCTGATCTCGTCATGTTGATCAGATGGCCTTTGGCTGTTTTAATTAGTCTAGCAATTACTTTGTTTTGGCTGAACTAGTGCCATTTGAATGGTCACTGTGTCACACTTGCCTTctttttactcaaaaattttgttttatctaCGGAGTTGATAAATTGACGACCTTACAGAGATTCTgaaggctgacgtttcgagcgttagcccttcgctctgacgacgAGCTAACGcgcgaaacgtcagcttttagaatctctgtacggtggtcaatttacattatcaactccgtttgtaaaaccaaatttttgtatactacttc
It includes:
- the LOC138032139 gene encoding regulating synaptic membrane exocytosis protein 1-like isoform X4, with translation MLTKTGNWFGSLTAPNEKVKANNTDALGSDFRAIPTEEDKRAMRRQANSLLRSDSGRGSGRREKAKDSEQNRVRRPSVSDEEVDQSPSGSPAYMSDDELYRHDENKVRRKVVTFKGHDESGRLPQGRYPGEMQNRSAPLNQGPGRGGGLPGQGLGTRSGPQHPQGGVRPTGMGGGPPPTGMLGPGNYQYPQQQGSSFTPVGPPAGASPSSRPVFPSPQQQSPRGGISLNQPRPGFGMRGPPGPQQQRIQSPQQQGTVGYGRGNAPGSQAGVSPSAYPGQPGYGRGSPGVQPTIQYNLGPRPGAYGPSGSKPQGGLPANHLGGPQKAPGSPRPVERTGTFHGPRVGGPQGMNPVGPRFGPGAQTLRGIPPDQQAGKQQHTGQTGSSRQGQAPPGHLSSPRSGQVSPGQFPSPRMGQVLPGQLSSPRQGQVPPGQSSSPRQGHVSPRPGQVTPGQLSSFRQGQVPGQLGSPRDGQIPSQSGTPRQGLQLDQQARGHVGSPHSGPPWEQMSSPRIDASRSELGTPQQAPFPGQVDTSREQTRGRSGPHLPEQGLGRHEKKAPPADQSRGYSGSAQQALATEHTRGPFGNKQSSPVEQPRGQFRSPQQAPVMDQGRQRLGSPEKGSQGQPSIGPATLDSRSVLSQEARGVGAYRVPDQTGPGMLQPLDHKDGQIRDDSAMHGRVDANIQDDMDNRPKGPDSSMIEQSARPLERPVTQDNQITRPHGKDINGRRSPPNRSSPDNPKEKSNLFFKDDPPSMRDRGSLGDRFISTLPVKRTSSPPVSTSLPSSSVVASSITAIPVGSSFMDENKDTLQSSIKWSQPDEDNKCLGEVHLRIDPKCRGMSTDPYAAYGLKVIGGKKTDDGKLGAFITDIRKGGPADRQAQLLIGDEIQEWNDQSLVDCTFEEVMESINSSMEDNQDSFDLHLIVCRDKSKFPAKNTQPQVKSSSGQEIKRESPKQIPPTRDSPLKRDSPSAATPMSGEPRGHITGTPRENGAPVRGRDQSSGYEGSFVDNDDFFFGGGPLSDEKPVKPVKQAANSQQSATGKPSRITGRVQLKLFYDEDAANLNVTVVGAEGLALKESSTPPNPYVRIYFLPDKSMQSKRRTKTAMKFTNPKWNQTFVYPCRPQKFSGRALEITVWDYDKVCSSEFLGEVVLNVAEANLDGNGYWYPLKNHEDENDPLVPPTPDQSPHNSFRFKGSRGPGETTEQGGSPGYGSDYEEEARYTPNGPGTSVQSPYHTPENELLKQQLIDHHRDSPRPPFSQPQMIQDEEERARVAKQKLRDVDPTRAKLIVGGTKGRMGYGHAPDSVYAPPNGGLYETGISPRPGSQSPRPVPRTRSPSPLTGPKHSFGMLPHHQELHTPQERMYSPDITTHEQGAPYESHRRPQTTPTRRRNSLSSLPLNDSEAERSRSPFPPSPVPLGHGRSLSSSSLHEKSSGLPNGKLLVGEADARSGSVNDLHVFPTGGYMKPIRRTAGSDSVGGSGRSSRSSSITSDRSGSLNSIPGSVTSCESSPWIPPGIKLGNEGHLGDFIDGLGPAQIVGRQVLASPSMGDIQLAMFDRKGMLEVEVIRAKGLLPKPGSKILPAPYVKVYVMEGKRCLLKKKTRTARRTLEPLYQQQLEFKVEFTGKTLQVIVWGDYGRMDRKVFMGVVQILLDELDLSNLVIGWYKLFSTSSMCDPPLPSSPLGGSPKKSPGPSPRSSLNQSVGSPMRGMSPLPTIMPPQGHMENMDEDGDYV